ctgttttcgctAACGAATTTCTATTCGTTAACTAAACGACGGACAATTATTTGGTGTTTACTTAaacgaaataaataaagataaaTATTTACGATGGCTAAAGAATATTTCTCTCTAggtttttcttaaaacatttcGGATATGTGTGTACAATCAATTTATAAGCGTGTGTTtcttaatatgaaaaaaaaacatgcccGCAAAAGTTTTATACGGATAAATTTTAATTGATAGCACTTTTCCTAAATAATTGTGTACATTTTATATAGATTTGTGGTGTTTTTAAGTAAATAAAAGAAGGATTTCACGTTATGAGAGGAATGGATTTTTGTCGATTCCTCTTTctgtgttttgtatttttggctAGAGTTGCCAGAGAGAAAAAATAGATAACAATTTCTGTTAACGTGGAGTTAAAGAATAACATAACCGTTAGtgcaaactattttttttttgttgttgacaCATTTATCTAAACTATGTTCGTTATAAGTTACGGTATTGCGGTACTGCACTGGTaattaaaaccccgtttacattgcTCTTTAAATTAATGGCTCGATTATATGTTTTCCCtttttaatgagcagtgtaaatggGGTTTTATTCAGAACTTTGTTGCCCTGACTAGAAGtcgttttcatataaatttcatagcactgcactatatagtactaaaacAAAACGCAGCtaatcaaatatcaacaaaacaagcaaaataagacatttaattttaaataaacgtTCCTCGAAGTTcataaatatgattttattAATATTCTAAGCAATTTTGCAagtccaaaacctttaatcattgagtaaatatgttgcgttcttcctcttttagtttagtcattcaaattgaataatgacaGCGATGAGTTTTGCTGTTTAGCTAATAGGGGATAGAATGTTTCTCCATACAAATTAAACGAGAAAATCCTCTATtagccaaaaattattaaaattccgccaaaattataaatcgatgttcATCGCCACTTTGTCTTCTACACAATTATTTTTTAGTGGTgataaatgtcttggctgcaaccgaaaCTTTCGCTAAAGGCGCATACTCAGATtgaatgggtaaataaaacacaccTACTATCAAAATAGTGAATCGCTCATGCAttcaaaatatataaacttCTTTGTAATTATACTGTTCTCTGACATAATTCAATACGAATCACTTTGGTCGGGATTTTACGTCTTTTTTCACTCTTCTCTCGCTTTTTCTTCACTATTGGTAATGTCTACATAATACTTTGGTACTGATATCGTATAGATTTGGAACTTGGCAGCACTGTTGAACTTGTCAAAACAAACATCCaacgaaaataaataataatttgaCCACCTAGCAAATGAGTCATTTTTGaagtaaaattgaatttttgagcctttaaacaacataaaatccaaaggaattttcaaaaatgggtTTGTTTGGACAGACGAAAAGCAAGGATCCCAAAGAGCAGGTTGGTTTTTATGTATCCAATGGAGAAAATCTATGGATTTTCTAAGCGAACAACTACTGAAGGTTGTGATGCATGACGACATCAACAGTGGCGGATTggattttgcaaaaacaaaacaatgatATATACTTTAACTCTTCCTCAGGTTCAAGAATGGACACACAAAATACGAAAGGAGGGTAATCAACTCGATAGGCAAATACGGAGCATACAACGTGAAGAGGAAAAGGTCAAGAGGTCCTTGAAACAGGCCGCAGCTAAAGGCGATCGAGATACTTGCGTCATACTTGCCAAGGAAATTGTGGGAGCGCGTAAAGCCATCAATCGAATTTATACCACAAAAGCTCACTTAAACTCAGTTCAATTGCAAATGAAGAATCAATTGGGTAAATACGCACTGGGCTTTCATAATTGTGTATgtatgaaaaataatttattttgcttcttgataaCAGCCACTTTGCGCGTAGCGGGATCCCTCTCCAAATCCACCGAGGTCATGCAGGCCATGCAAAATTTGGTGCGTTATCCGGAACTCGCAGGCATCATGCGCGATATGTCCAAAGAAATGATGAAGGCCGGTATTATAGAGGAGATGCTCGACGAAACAATGGATTCCTTGGAAGATACTGAAGAGATGGAGGAGGAGGCTGCTAAGGAGGTGGACAAAGTTCTTTGGGAAATTACCGATGGCAAGTTGGGAGAAGCTCCCCTGCCCCCACAAGAACTGGCTGCAGccgagaaaacaaaaacacccgCCGTCGCTGTCGAAGATGATCCTGAAGAGGATGACGAAGAAGATTTACAGGAAATGCAATCTCGCCTGGCCTCTTTACGCTCGTAAGGAAAACCAGAGGCAAAGCACCTTCGAATAATTAGCTTAGATGCTTGCGTTATTTGCCCTTCGTGATAGCTTTGATTTATTTGCACATTAAACATTTTGTTTGTACAAGGTGAGAATTTGTATGATATTAAGTTGAACATAAGCATGTTCCCCTCCGATATGGCAATTATTTTTTACTATTACTATCAGTGAGTGCATACATAATTGGCCTTTAAAACCTCATTGCGAATCGATTTGTTAActattttttcttcaatttcaacgaaatccttttgaaaagaaaatttatattgaaaacTGATAATGTTGTCGATTCAAGTCGTATTTTTGCAGCCAATTGTTTTGTGTGCATTTAAAAGTAATTTCTTTGCTTCTTATACCTTAACTAACGTTTTTAACTAGTttccgtaccaaattttaatggcTTAATCTTTCGTAATTATTTATGCATTAAGTATTTAATATTTTGTAATATATGAAAAACaaacgtaaaataaacaaaactatTTATTAGAAATCCTCTCATGTCAAAATTAATGGAatgtatgcaaaaaatttttgttgtattgGACAATTGTAATTGGACAATTGCAGCAATAATAGTATCGGTGATTTCAACAATAATCTGCTTGCCAACTGTCGAGCCAACTCACTTTACTATTAGTCTATATGTGTTTACTGCcagttgttaaaaatgtttCTATAGTGTTATCACTCGAATGAACGCAGTCCGCCAACACCTCACAGTTCCGCTCAcaactgtctcacatataaagTAGGTCTACAGGATATCCACCAAAATGCGGTAACTAGTGCGATCTAAACATACCGACCGAATATAAACCTTGCTGAAGACGAGAAAGACCTGCCTGGGAGGACCAGAACCACTCTGGCCCTACTAAGATCCGGATAGACTGAACTTGTATCGTTCAAGGTTAGATGATCTTATTGCAAATATCTGCTCTGAGTACGGCACTACACCCCCAGACACCAATCACCTATTAAGATGCCCAGTGAAACCAACTAACCTAACTCTCGTTTAGCTAGTATAGGAATTGGTACAGTGGGGGCACAAAAGTCCGTTAATCCTATCATTGTCAGGACGTCTATCATCAGATTACACAGGGTCACGCTAAAATGCCCACtaagatttgttgttgttcctTTAGGAGGTTTATATATTTCTTCTGGTCTGCTATACCACTGGCCGAGGCCCTGGAGACCATGTAGACAGATATGTGCTGTCATATTTTGTATGCAAATCTCCTGTAGACATCATCACCTAGCTTAAAAGCTCTGACATTGTTGTGATCTGTCGCTGTCGTGGTATCGCAAAAGGCAAAATTGTCTAAGTAAGTCAGATTTAGTACTGCCACTATAACCTTATCTACAGTATCAGCCGAAATCTAAGCAAATCGGTGCATTTTTATAATaactttcttaagaaaaaaattttaaatttttttatttttattaatttatgtcattattattaaaaattgcaaactaaattaataaaagaaatatttgaaaatgtaaGTAGACAGAATTAAAGCACCCCCAATttaagatacaaaaaaaaaaaactattgaaatCAATATTTCGTTACGAATATTTAATCTGGATGACACATGCACATCTTTTGTTCATAGAGGATTTTCAATTATTAATTATAGCTGAGCCCTGTCCGCTTCGTTGCGCCTTGATTTGAACCGCGCGAAAAATATGTATCTTATTCTTAATCTATGCAGAAGGTTGATCTTTAGTCTatagatatttttttatatatatttttatttttatctatgCCAAAGATAGACATTTAAACCACCTAAAACACCTATTATTTAGacccacaaaaaattaaaacaactgCAATTAAACTCCTATATATGAATTTTCTTTACattaaggaccgataggttgtcataaaaAAGATAAATGCGATATgataaatttttaccactctgcactctctctgttcgtgttggcgtctccattcagttcATCCAATAGTAAACAGCCAATAGATGGTGCTAAATGAAATGTTAGTGTCAtacgcttggagtggcttaacgcctataacattgatcatcatgtggtaaaatgcaaattgcaaattttgcccttgaacattccattaaggaacaggggcaaacatctcacatatcaatgagtgcagtccgattgaagtttaagctcaataataaggaaccttctttttatagccgagtcctaacggcgtgccgcagtgcgacacctgttttaaggagaagtttttacatggtatagtacctcacaaatgtcgccagcattaggaggggacaaccacagctgaaaattgtatgatggtctcgccaggatttgaactcaggcgttcagcgttataggcggacatgctaacctctgcgctgcggtggcttccgatcatcatgtggtagttgtctataatgGACTATAttatttaaatcaaatcaaactgtcatattaaacgattttttgGGGcccttttttccttttttccccagacaatttggcggtgaaggccagaggactgccgtcaataaacttgattaacccgaagcctttcgggtcgacgcagttcgagttaagggagtgggcgacgaatgcgcatgcaacattgtggaacagcgaaacggtcggtaggacggcgaaaatgctatggggggatccagattgtgagaagtcGAGACTATAACTAAAAAGAaagcaagaaagaggtcagtatagctattggtatcataacgggacacataggaatacgagatcacttatgttaaatcggtgcggcgtgatagcatgtgtagggcatgcggggaagatgatgagacgttggagcatttcctttgtcattgcccagctgtcgcgtccaacagatatcggtacttaggtggagacacaatatcagacataaaccaacttagttgagtggcattgaaaacaattaaggattttgtaagtagcacggaattcctaacttaaaattgtcattttagaggttactttatagttttcagAGCTCACAActagtcgattactggcttaggtgtatgtccatagtggcatggggcggattaatatctgcgccctcttttcaacctaaactaaactaaagaactaatttgtcggtctacaatatatatttggtgcggtagCGACACTTCTTAGTAATTAAACTACGTCGTTTGGACTTATCTTGTAAAAGAAGGTCCATTTTCGATGAGCCAAAAATGGTGACCACcttgacgttaaggtttgcatctCCTaacacactgaacgtcataattttcgGGATATGGCGGCCTACATATATTTATGTCCCTAAAAttattaaatcacacagtgttaGGTCactatgattgatcgactgttttggggtgaggtggtccgctagatatatgagtagAATAAAGAGATCATTtacgcagtccacaaccttataacgttcatttgaaccccatgttgtCAAGATTGGCGTATACCGCGGTTAGGTGGAGGGCGCCTTtaggagggttgtgcgccacaccccaTCTGCTACTTGAGtataaatttgaatgacgcattctactcaaaaatatctatcacttgactccccttgttttaatgggtcaaattggAGGCGATgctaggaggtaaagcaccacctagatttttggacacaaagtttaatgtcatattcttaatctgctctcaaatgctttacatttgagtttcatcaagctgcaatatgatcgagtaatattcccatttggggggctTATCGGGGGTGGgcggcaaaatatcgatggcactttcaatatttaattttttgactgaatattgattgatatttttgccatggatactatcgcaaaagttaaaggtttttgcaaaactaaacataaataacaatccgacactgaatataTCCTCAAAGATGCGttgcacctatagagggcgcaattttcatccgataaggctaaaattttgtacaataatttccttcatgacttccaactgactttattaactttggttttatttggtctgtgcattgatattactTCTATATGAATCGGTCTCCCAATTTTtagttctcattttcgtttgaaatatagttgatgggaaattaacgatagtatcgatactatcgatatttatttttaaaactgtcgaaaatatcgaatgtcacgattatcgatagtttgacaGGGagtgcccgctgggtacttagacccaaattttaataccatattcgttttctagtctccaatacctttattttgatacccttattgtgcctatcgaaccactttcggatatgggtggcgtttttggggtaaaggggaggtccacctccacccgatatctaaaaactttaatgcctatgtttccttccagacaaacgtacacaatctatgaaaattttaagaaaatcggttcagccaggtatcatatagtcataatgggtctaatggcgtttttgaggggtggcgtgaccccctatacttcgatctgattttgtatgccagattcgaaatctactcccgaataccttccatttgagcccaatattgtccttatcggtccacttttgatgttgggtggagtttttgtggtaacagtggagggtccgctcccttccgttatcagtaaattataaagcctattcccacTTACTGACTatattcaaaatctactcccgaaaacctttcatttgagtcacatattgtcatgatcgtcaaataaacctatttcaaaggggttttggggatggAGCGCCcctcccaggtacttggactcaacttttatta
This Stomoxys calcitrans chromosome 2, idStoCalc2.1, whole genome shotgun sequence DNA region includes the following protein-coding sequences:
- the LOC106094376 gene encoding charged multivesicular body protein 3 gives rise to the protein MGLFGQTKSKDPKEQVQEWTHKIRKEGNQLDRQIRSIQREEEKVKRSLKQAAAKGDRDTCVILAKEIVGARKAINRIYTTKAHLNSVQLQMKNQLATLRVAGSLSKSTEVMQAMQNLVRYPELAGIMRDMSKEMMKAGIIEEMLDETMDSLEDTEEMEEEAAKEVDKVLWEITDGKLGEAPLPPQELAAAEKTKTPAVAVEDDPEEDDEEDLQEMQSRLASLRS